From Algoriphagus sp. NG3, the proteins below share one genomic window:
- a CDS encoding DUF1456 family protein: MTNNDIARSLRYTFDFNDFTVIEIIKSGGETVSRELVANWLKRDDDPEFEEMYDKELATFLNGFIILKRGKKDGEVPVAEKRLNNNIILRKLKIALNLRDEDILQILESVDRKISKHELSAFFRKPGQAQFRPCKDQILRNFLKGLQEKYRPSTAS, encoded by the coding sequence ATGACCAACAACGACATAGCACGTAGCCTTCGCTATACCTTTGATTTCAATGATTTTACTGTGATAGAAATCATCAAATCCGGTGGGGAGACTGTTAGCCGAGAGTTGGTGGCCAACTGGCTGAAACGTGACGATGATCCTGAGTTTGAAGAAATGTATGACAAAGAACTGGCGACTTTCTTAAATGGATTTATCATCCTCAAGCGAGGCAAAAAAGACGGAGAAGTTCCAGTTGCGGAAAAGCGGCTCAATAACAACATTATCCTCCGAAAGCTCAAAATTGCCCTCAATCTAAGAGATGAGGATATTTTGCAGATACTGGAATCGGTGGATCGGAAGATCAGCAAGCATGAGTTGAGTGCATTTTTCAGAAAGCCAGGCCAAGCCCAGTTCCGGCCATGCAAAGACCAGATTTTGAGGAATTTTCTAAAAGGTCTTCAGGAGAAATACAGGCCTTCTACAGCCAGCTAA
- a CDS encoding VOC family protein, with protein MTTINTYLTFEGNCEKAFNFYRSVFGGEFAHVGRFSDMPDDPNYPVADEYKNQIMHISLPISKECVLMGSDTAGQGGPITVGNNFSISISTDSKGKADTFFEKLSSDGKVTMPMADTFWGDYFGMCTDRFGINWMIGFAEAAPQA; from the coding sequence ATGACTACTATCAACACTTACCTCACTTTTGAAGGAAACTGTGAAAAGGCCTTCAATTTCTATCGATCCGTATTTGGAGGCGAATTTGCCCATGTGGGAAGATTTTCAGATATGCCTGATGATCCAAATTACCCTGTGGCGGATGAATACAAAAACCAGATCATGCATATCAGTCTGCCTATCAGCAAAGAATGTGTCCTTATGGGAAGCGATACAGCTGGACAAGGCGGCCCTATCACCGTGGGAAATAATTTCTCCATTTCCATCAGCACAGATTCCAAGGGTAAAGCGGATACTTTTTTTGAGAAGCTATCTTCTGACGGAAAAGTAACTATGCCTATGGCGGATACATTTTGGGGGGATTATTTCGGCATGTGTACTGATCGATTTGGGATCAATTGGATGATTGGTTTTGCTGAAGCTGCCCCGCAGGCTTGA
- the argC gene encoding N-acetyl-gamma-glutamyl-phosphate reductase gives MTKIKTAIIGAAGYTGGELLRLLVHHPACELIYVHSNSQKGKKVSEVHPDLIGDCELVFTDEVQTEGIDAVFLGLPHGQTKGFLDQHSFSPETVLIDLSTDFRDESNGFIYGLPEVNAEKIKSAKKIANPGCFATGIQLALLPAIAKGWVKDTIHISGVTGSTGAGKKLAETSHFSYRSSNMSVYKLFTHQHLKEINQTFNQLNSDFSSEILFVPYRGNFPRGIWITAYFPFDGTIEEAVNAYKEFYKDAAFTHVSDQDIDMKQAVNTNKCIVRVQKEAGQLVIYSTIDNLLKGASGQAVQNYNLAFGLEERMGLNLKSIAF, from the coding sequence ATGACTAAAATCAAAACAGCGATTATAGGCGCAGCAGGATACACAGGAGGAGAACTGCTTCGTTTGCTGGTTCATCATCCTGCCTGTGAACTGATCTATGTACATAGCAATAGCCAAAAAGGCAAGAAAGTAAGTGAGGTTCATCCAGATCTTATCGGCGATTGTGAGCTGGTGTTTACGGATGAAGTGCAGACGGAAGGAATTGACGCAGTGTTTTTGGGATTGCCACATGGTCAGACCAAAGGATTTCTTGATCAACACTCGTTTTCTCCGGAGACCGTTCTCATTGATTTGTCTACGGATTTCCGTGATGAATCCAATGGGTTTATTTACGGACTTCCGGAAGTAAATGCTGAGAAAATCAAATCGGCCAAAAAGATCGCAAATCCAGGTTGCTTTGCCACAGGAATCCAATTGGCGCTGCTTCCGGCTATCGCAAAGGGCTGGGTTAAAGATACAATTCATATCTCCGGTGTAACGGGAAGTACTGGTGCAGGCAAAAAATTAGCTGAGACCTCCCATTTCAGCTATAGATCATCAAATATGTCTGTCTATAAGCTATTTACCCACCAGCATCTAAAGGAAATTAATCAGACATTTAATCAATTGAATTCTGATTTTTCCTCTGAAATACTTTTTGTCCCTTACCGTGGCAATTTCCCCAGAGGCATATGGATTACAGCCTATTTCCCTTTCGATGGAACTATAGAGGAAGCGGTAAATGCTTACAAGGAATTCTACAAAGACGCAGCGTTCACACATGTTTCGGATCAGGATATCGATATGAAGCAGGCTGTGAATACGAATAAGTGCATCGTCCGTGTGCAAAAAGAAGCGGGTCAATTGGTGATTTATTCCACCATAGACAACTTGCTGAAAGGAGCTTCAGGACAGGCCGTACAGAATTACAATTTGGCGTTTGGGCTTGAGGAGAGGATGGGCTTGAATCTGAAAAGTATAGCATTTTAA
- the argH gene encoding argininosuccinate lyase, with the protein MKLWQKETGSKKEVESFTIGRDPEFDILLAPFDVLGSMAHAQMLSTIGLLTAEENEILQLGLKGIYQEIEKGEFRIAPGVEDVHSQVEFLLTERFGDVGKKLHSGRSRNDQVLVDLKLYYRAAIREIVEESSELFDLLIELAEKHKDDLMPGYTHTQLAMPSSFGLWFSAFAEGITEDLGLLKAAFDLANKNPLGSAAGYGSSFPLNRTMTTELLGFADLHHNVINAQNSRGKTERTLAFGLSGLAGTLNRLASDVCLFMNQHFAFISFPDDLTTGSSIMPHKKNPDVFELIRAKTNQIQAIPNAINLLLTNTTTGYHRDLQLLKEEIFPGIETLKSCLRMCTFMLSAIKVKQNILADPFYKHLFSVEVVNGLVLKGVPFRDAYKQVGMDIESGNFALDQSQLNHTHEGSIGNLNLDLIQGKMKMSVQNFNFQAIDENILCMLK; encoded by the coding sequence ATGAAACTTTGGCAAAAAGAAACCGGAAGCAAAAAGGAAGTAGAATCATTTACCATAGGCAGGGATCCGGAGTTTGATATACTTCTAGCACCTTTTGATGTATTAGGATCCATGGCACATGCTCAGATGCTTTCCACCATCGGACTTTTGACTGCCGAGGAAAATGAAATCCTGCAGCTAGGCCTAAAGGGAATCTATCAGGAAATAGAGAAAGGAGAGTTTAGGATTGCGCCGGGAGTAGAGGACGTACATTCACAAGTTGAATTTCTATTGACTGAGCGATTTGGTGACGTGGGCAAAAAACTTCATAGTGGCAGAAGCAGAAATGACCAGGTGTTAGTGGATCTGAAGTTATATTACAGGGCAGCCATCCGTGAAATAGTGGAAGAGAGCAGTGAGCTTTTTGACTTACTGATTGAGTTGGCCGAAAAGCACAAAGACGATCTGATGCCAGGCTACACCCATACACAACTTGCCATGCCTTCTTCCTTCGGGCTTTGGTTCAGTGCGTTTGCCGAAGGCATTACTGAAGATTTGGGTCTTTTGAAAGCCGCTTTTGATCTCGCCAATAAAAACCCACTTGGCTCTGCTGCCGGGTATGGTTCCAGTTTCCCGTTAAATAGAACGATGACCACGGAGTTGTTGGGTTTTGCAGATCTTCATCACAATGTGATCAACGCGCAAAACAGCCGTGGAAAGACAGAACGCACACTTGCTTTTGGCCTTTCGGGTTTAGCCGGCACCCTGAACAGACTGGCCTCGGATGTGTGTTTATTTATGAATCAGCACTTTGCATTTATCAGTTTTCCTGATGATCTCACCACAGGAAGCAGCATCATGCCACATAAAAAAAACCCTGATGTTTTTGAACTGATCCGCGCTAAGACAAATCAAATACAGGCTATCCCAAATGCAATAAATTTACTTTTAACTAATACTACCACAGGCTATCACCGGGATTTACAGCTTTTGAAGGAAGAGATCTTTCCAGGGATAGAGACCTTAAAAAGCTGCCTCCGCATGTGTACTTTCATGTTGAGTGCGATAAAAGTGAAACAGAACATACTAGCTGATCCTTTTTATAAGCATCTTTTTTCGGTAGAAGTAGTCAATGGGCTTGTGCTAAAAGGGGTTCCTTTCCGAGACGCATACAAGCAAGTGGGGATGGATATTGAGTCTGGAAATTTTGCTCTTGATCAAAGCCAACTCAACCATACCCATGAAGGGAGCATAGGAAACTTAAACCTGGATCTTATACAAGGAAAGATGAAAATGTCGGTACAGAATTTTAATTTTCAAGCTATCGATGAGAATATTTTATGTATGCTTAAATAA
- a CDS encoding YwbE family protein yields MEKKTRTGTIRKNIQIDSEVTIVQKHHQRTGELTAGFVKRILTSSPTHPHGIKVMLDTGEVGRVVNVFIED; encoded by the coding sequence ATGGAAAAGAAAACACGCACAGGCACAATCCGCAAAAACATACAAATTGACAGCGAGGTCACCATTGTACAGAAGCACCATCAGCGGACAGGGGAACTTACAGCGGGTTTTGTAAAAAGAATCCTCACTTCCTCACCTACTCATCCTCACGGGATCAAAGTAATGCTGGATACAGGTGAAGTAGGAAGAGTTGTGAATGTGTTTATTGAGGATTAG
- a CDS encoding SulP family inorganic anion transporter, whose translation MNTLLGKNLKYDLKASLVVFLVALPLCLGIAVASGAPPMSGLIAGIVGGIIVGALSGSHVSVSGPAAGLTVIVLDSINSMGSFPLFLAALVAAGLIQFGLGIAKAGVIGYYFPHAVIKGMLTAIGLILILKQIPHALGYDVDLMGDQAFLQADNHNTFTEIWYAIKYHSIGAIPIVLIAMGILILFERPKIQNHKLFGAIPGALWAVISGIVINYLYGIWIPEWKLTGDHLVSIPVLDSIGQIGDLLTFPDFSGVGASTFWVVAATIAIIGSLETLLSIDAADKLDPLKRTTPPSKELVAQGIGNTVSGLMGGLPVTAVIVRSSANVASGARTKMSAIFHGILLMILVLAIPNILNMIPLSCLAAVLFLVGYKLAKPAIFQYMYRNGWDQFIPFIVTVIAILFTDLLVGIGIGMVFGLFFVIKTNFIRAVTLTETRETYLLQFHKDVSFLNKALLMKNLEKIPEGSELIINTEKAQFIDHDIQVVLNDFIESSPDKNISVTLQGYKHKVHQNA comes from the coding sequence ATGAACACACTTCTTGGTAAGAATTTAAAATATGATTTAAAAGCAAGTTTGGTGGTGTTCTTAGTGGCTTTACCCCTTTGTCTAGGTATTGCGGTGGCTAGTGGTGCCCCTCCCATGTCCGGATTAATAGCGGGAATAGTGGGCGGAATCATCGTAGGGGCATTGTCGGGGTCTCACGTGAGTGTAAGTGGCCCTGCTGCCGGACTGACGGTAATCGTCTTGGATTCCATTAATAGCATGGGATCTTTTCCACTGTTTTTAGCCGCATTAGTTGCAGCTGGTCTGATACAGTTTGGATTAGGTATTGCCAAAGCCGGGGTAATAGGCTATTATTTCCCCCATGCAGTGATCAAAGGAATGCTTACCGCTATAGGATTGATTTTGATCCTCAAACAGATTCCCCATGCGCTAGGATATGATGTGGATCTTATGGGTGATCAGGCGTTTCTTCAGGCTGATAATCACAATACTTTTACGGAAATATGGTATGCTATCAAATACCACAGTATCGGAGCCATTCCAATAGTACTGATTGCCATGGGTATTTTGATCCTTTTTGAAAGACCCAAAATCCAAAACCACAAACTATTTGGTGCTATTCCTGGTGCGCTATGGGCTGTTATTTCGGGGATAGTCATAAACTACCTGTATGGTATCTGGATTCCTGAGTGGAAATTGACCGGCGATCATCTCGTGAGTATACCTGTTCTAGATTCTATAGGTCAAATAGGTGATCTTCTGACTTTCCCGGATTTTTCTGGTGTAGGAGCAAGTACTTTTTGGGTCGTGGCCGCTACAATCGCCATCATCGGTAGCTTGGAAACACTTCTGAGTATAGATGCCGCTGATAAATTAGACCCTTTAAAAAGGACTACCCCACCAAGCAAGGAACTAGTTGCCCAAGGCATAGGGAACACAGTATCTGGATTGATGGGTGGGCTGCCGGTGACAGCTGTCATAGTGAGAAGCTCTGCAAATGTAGCCTCAGGAGCCAGAACAAAAATGTCGGCTATTTTCCATGGCATCCTATTGATGATATTAGTATTAGCCATCCCTAATATCCTGAATATGATCCCGCTAAGCTGCTTGGCCGCAGTATTGTTTCTTGTGGGATATAAACTTGCCAAACCGGCCATATTCCAATATATGTACAGAAACGGATGGGATCAGTTTATACCCTTTATCGTGACAGTCATAGCAATTTTATTTACGGACTTACTGGTTGGAATAGGTATTGGTATGGTATTCGGACTGTTCTTCGTGATCAAAACCAACTTTATACGTGCGGTCACTTTGACAGAAACGAGAGAAACCTACCTGCTACAGTTTCATAAAGATGTATCCTTTTTGAATAAAGCCTTGTTGATGAAAAATCTGGAAAAAATCCCGGAAGGCAGTGAGTTGATCATCAATACTGAGAAAGCCCAATTTATTGATCATGATATCCAGGTAGTTCTAAATGATTTCATTGAGTCAAGTCCTGACAAAAACATATCAGTAACTTTACAGGGATACAAGCATAAAGTACACCAAAATGCATGA
- a CDS encoding argininosuccinate synthase encodes MKKIVLAYSGGLDTTFCALHLSKELGYEVHAVLVNTGGFSEDELKDVEERAKTLGIASFKILHVMDTYYNEVIKFLVYGNVLKNQTYPLSVSAERILQAKSLAEYAKSIDAKAVAHGSTGAGNDQVRFDMIFQTIVPDIEIITPIRDLKLSRQEEIEYLKKHGVEMNFEKAAYSINKGIWGTSVGGKETLTSTDYLPDEAWPTQATAIEPYELILSFEKGELKGVDGKKYEDPVEAIQALQGLAAPYGIGRDIHVGDTIIGIKGRVGFEAAAPLIIIKGHQLLEKHTLTKWQLFWKNQLAEFYGNHLHEGHYLDPVMRNLEEFMASTQTYVSGDVRVLLQPYRFTLLGINSEHDLMSNKFGSYGEMNKGYTAEDVKGFTRILGNQTAIFHKVNSDND; translated from the coding sequence ATGAAGAAAATAGTATTAGCCTACAGTGGAGGCTTGGATACCACATTTTGTGCCCTGCACCTTTCCAAAGAATTAGGATATGAAGTGCATGCGGTTTTAGTGAATACAGGCGGATTTTCCGAAGATGAGTTGAAAGATGTAGAAGAAAGAGCCAAAACCCTAGGCATTGCTTCCTTCAAAATCCTCCATGTAATGGATACTTATTACAATGAAGTGATTAAGTTTTTGGTTTATGGCAATGTACTTAAAAACCAAACTTATCCACTTTCTGTGTCTGCGGAGCGGATCCTTCAGGCAAAATCTCTTGCCGAATATGCCAAGTCAATAGACGCAAAAGCTGTTGCCCATGGCTCTACAGGAGCTGGAAATGACCAGGTTCGTTTTGATATGATCTTCCAGACTATCGTACCTGATATAGAGATCATCACTCCTATCCGCGATCTGAAATTATCCCGACAGGAAGAAATCGAATACCTCAAAAAGCATGGGGTGGAGATGAACTTTGAAAAAGCTGCCTATTCTATCAATAAGGGAATCTGGGGGACTTCTGTGGGAGGAAAAGAAACACTCACATCCACTGATTACCTTCCTGATGAAGCATGGCCTACCCAAGCCACAGCTATTGAACCTTATGAATTGATCCTTTCCTTCGAGAAAGGCGAATTAAAAGGTGTTGACGGAAAAAAATATGAGGATCCTGTAGAAGCCATCCAAGCATTGCAAGGGCTGGCTGCTCCCTATGGAATCGGCCGGGATATCCACGTGGGCGATACGATCATCGGGATCAAAGGCCGTGTGGGATTTGAGGCCGCAGCACCATTGATCATCATCAAAGGACATCAATTACTGGAAAAGCATACCCTCACTAAATGGCAGCTTTTCTGGAAAAACCAGCTGGCCGAGTTCTATGGCAATCACTTGCATGAAGGCCACTACCTGGATCCTGTGATGAGGAATCTGGAAGAATTCATGGCAAGTACGCAAACCTATGTGAGCGGGGATGTTCGTGTGCTACTTCAACCCTACCGCTTTACTCTATTGGGTATCAACTCTGAACATGACCTGATGTCAAACAAGTTTGGCAGCTATGGAGAAATGAATAAAGGCTACACGGCTGAAGATGTGAAAGGATTTACACGCATATTGGGCAACCAAACCGCGATCTTCCATAAAGTAAATTCAGACAATGACTAA
- the argB gene encoding acetylglutamate kinase — MKISIIKIGGNVIDFPEKLDEFLALFAKFPGHKILVHGGGVMASRFGESLGVMPEMVDGRRITDQETLDVVTMVYAGLINKNIVAKLQALKVNAIGMTGADGNIIRSIKRPVKGIDYGFVGDIQEVNTKLIDHLLSGNLLPVVNAITHDAKGQLLNTNADSIASALATSLAKDHQVNLYFCFNKSGVLIDEKNENSIIPLINEDIYEELRNENVIHSGMIPKLDNAFEALAKGVNHVWIGKAENLHLAAKGKLSGTTIERSRYDLY; from the coding sequence ATGAAAATCAGCATTATCAAAATCGGTGGCAATGTCATCGATTTTCCTGAAAAACTAGATGAATTTTTAGCCCTATTCGCCAAGTTTCCCGGACACAAAATCCTGGTTCATGGCGGGGGGGTAATGGCTTCGCGATTTGGTGAATCCTTGGGTGTCATGCCCGAAATGGTGGACGGTAGGAGGATCACCGATCAGGAAACCTTGGACGTGGTGACCATGGTTTATGCGGGATTGATCAATAAAAACATCGTCGCAAAGCTCCAGGCTCTTAAAGTAAACGCGATCGGAATGACAGGAGCTGACGGTAATATCATCCGCTCTATCAAGCGCCCTGTCAAAGGTATTGACTACGGATTTGTAGGTGATATACAAGAAGTTAACACCAAGCTAATAGACCATTTGTTGAGTGGAAATCTATTACCTGTAGTGAACGCAATCACCCACGATGCAAAAGGCCAGCTCCTCAACACCAATGCCGACAGTATAGCCTCTGCCCTAGCCACCAGCCTGGCCAAGGACCATCAAGTCAATCTTTATTTCTGCTTCAACAAGAGCGGGGTACTTATAGACGAGAAGAATGAAAACTCCATCATTCCACTCATCAATGAGGATATTTACGAAGAGTTAAGAAATGAAAATGTGATCCACTCCGGAATGATCCCTAAGCTGGACAATGCCTTCGAAGCACTGGCAAAGGGGGTAAATCACGTATGGATCGGGAAAGCGGAAAACCTTCATCTGGCCGCAAAAGGCAAGCTTTCCGGCACCACAATCGAAAGAAGCCGATATGACCTTTATTGA
- a CDS encoding aspartate aminotransferase family protein has protein sequence MKLFDVYPLIPVTIAKAEGAKLWDENGQEYIDLYGGHAVISIGHTHPHYVKRIEEQLSQIAFYSNSVQIPIQKEYAQKLGELSGYPEYELFLCNSGAEANENAIKLASFATGKSGFIAFSGSFHGRTSGAVALTDNPKIVAPCNAREDFQILPWGDLEAVEEVLKENNTAGIIIEGIQGVNGIQVPSPAFLQGLASLCKKYKVKFILDEVQSGFGRTGRFFAHQLAEGVRPDIISMAKGMGNGFPIGGILISPEFKATYGLLGTTFGGNHLACAAGLAVLEVIEKEHLLENASTLGEKLLEGVKEISGITAIRGTGLMIGIDLDREAGPVRSELVNKYHMFTGSAAGKNTIRLLPPLNIGWNQLNSFLSALKEILSKSPSN, from the coding sequence ATGAAATTATTTGATGTATATCCGCTGATCCCAGTGACCATCGCAAAGGCTGAAGGTGCTAAACTTTGGGACGAAAACGGACAAGAATATATAGACCTATATGGTGGTCATGCCGTGATTTCTATAGGTCACACCCATCCCCACTATGTGAAGCGTATCGAGGAACAGCTGAGCCAGATCGCATTCTACTCCAATTCTGTCCAGATTCCTATTCAAAAGGAATATGCACAGAAACTTGGGGAGCTTTCTGGCTATCCTGAATATGAGCTTTTCCTGTGTAACTCCGGTGCTGAGGCCAATGAGAATGCCATCAAACTCGCTTCTTTTGCTACGGGAAAATCCGGCTTTATCGCTTTCTCAGGCAGTTTTCATGGAAGGACTTCCGGCGCAGTGGCTTTGACCGACAATCCCAAAATAGTTGCTCCCTGTAATGCGAGAGAAGATTTTCAAATCCTACCCTGGGGAGATTTAGAAGCTGTAGAGGAGGTTTTGAAGGAAAACAATACGGCAGGTATTATAATCGAGGGTATTCAGGGAGTCAATGGAATTCAGGTGCCAAGTCCAGCATTTCTGCAGGGATTAGCTTCCCTCTGTAAGAAGTATAAGGTCAAATTCATTTTGGATGAGGTGCAGTCTGGTTTTGGACGAACCGGGAGATTCTTTGCCCATCAGCTAGCTGAAGGTGTAAGACCGGACATCATTTCCATGGCCAAAGGCATGGGAAACGGGTTTCCTATAGGAGGAATACTGATCTCTCCGGAATTCAAAGCAACATACGGATTGCTAGGAACTACTTTTGGGGGCAACCATCTGGCCTGTGCAGCAGGCTTGGCTGTATTGGAAGTAATCGAAAAAGAACACCTTCTGGAAAATGCTTCCACCCTTGGTGAAAAGCTTTTGGAGGGAGTAAAGGAAATATCCGGTATCACGGCTATCCGAGGAACCGGGCTGATGATCGGCATTGATCTAGACCGGGAAGCGGGTCCAGTCCGTTCAGAATTGGTGAATAAATACCATATGTTCACGGGCAGTGCGGCAGGAAAGAATACGATAAGGCTTCTGCCACCATTAAATATCGGGTGGAATCAGTTAAATTCGTTTTTATCCGCATTAAAAGAAATCTTAAGTAAATCACCTTCAAATTAA
- a CDS encoding M20 family metallo-hydrolase — MKDIHELYEDAVELLTQLIETPSLSREESATADIIEEFFANREIPYSKSDNNIWAFANQFDKSKPSLWLNSHHDTVKPNAGYTKDPFLASTEDGKLYGLGSNDAGGPLVSLMAAFAHFYGKELPYNLIMIASAEEEISGKNGIASVIDQLPICDLAIVGEPTLMEMAVAEKGLMVIDAKVHGKAGHAAREEGVNALYLALEDLQKIKEFEFKKVSKFLGKTKVSATVIHAGQQHNVVPDLCEFVLDVRVTDAYTLEEALEELKNSLKAELTPRSLRLQSSHVPEGHVILKVGEKLGMQTYGSPTLSDQALIPYPSVKIGPGDSARSHSADEFIYLNEIHDGIAGYIQLLDTYADMLTQTN; from the coding sequence GTGAAAGATATCCATGAATTGTATGAAGATGCTGTTGAGCTGCTGACTCAGCTTATAGAAACACCTTCCCTATCCAGAGAAGAAAGTGCCACAGCGGATATCATAGAAGAGTTTTTTGCTAATCGCGAGATCCCATATTCCAAGTCTGACAACAACATCTGGGCTTTTGCCAATCAATTCGACAAAAGCAAGCCCTCGCTCTGGCTGAACTCCCACCATGATACTGTGAAGCCAAATGCCGGCTACACCAAAGATCCTTTTTTGGCAAGTACAGAAGATGGCAAACTCTATGGCTTAGGCAGCAATGATGCTGGAGGGCCATTAGTAAGTTTAATGGCTGCATTTGCACATTTTTATGGTAAAGAACTCCCGTATAATCTGATCATGATCGCCTCAGCTGAGGAGGAAATTTCCGGGAAAAACGGGATAGCCTCTGTTATAGATCAACTCCCTATCTGTGACCTGGCAATAGTTGGGGAGCCAACCCTGATGGAGATGGCAGTAGCTGAAAAAGGACTGATGGTGATCGATGCCAAAGTTCATGGAAAAGCAGGGCACGCAGCACGTGAAGAAGGTGTGAACGCACTTTACCTGGCACTGGAAGATTTACAGAAAATCAAGGAGTTTGAATTCAAGAAAGTCTCTAAATTTTTAGGAAAAACAAAAGTTTCCGCAACTGTAATCCACGCTGGACAGCAACATAATGTTGTCCCAGACCTCTGCGAATTTGTCTTGGACGTGCGGGTAACTGACGCTTACACATTAGAGGAAGCATTAGAGGAATTGAAAAACTCACTAAAAGCAGAATTGACGCCACGATCGCTACGGCTCCAGTCTTCCCATGTACCGGAAGGACATGTAATCTTGAAAGTGGGAGAAAAACTAGGCATGCAAACCTATGGAAGCCCTACTTTGTCTGATCAGGCACTTATCCCCTATCCTTCTGTCAAGATAGGGCCAGGGGATTCTGCACGATCACATTCAGCGGACGAATTTATTTACTTGAACGAAATTCATGACGGCATAGCAGGTTATATCCAACTCTTGGACACTTACGCTGACATGCTTACCCAAACTAATTAG
- a CDS encoding acetylornithine carbamoyltransferase — protein sequence MVNKIQPLQHFTKFESIDLGNELIEQALIYKANPSLDKAKGAGKRIGCIFLNPSLRTRVSTQLAALNLGMEPIVLNMDKEGWALEMQDGAVMNRGTVEHIKDAAAVLGSYFDILAIRAFPSLTNKEEDSSDFVFSQFVHYCGIPVISLESATRHPLQSLADQITIRENWPEKRKPKVVLTWGPHIKAIPHAVANSFAEWTLGMDHELTITHPVGYELDEAFTKGATIEYNQSKALEEADFVYVKNWSSFNDYGKIISTDASWMLTEDHLTQAKNAKVMHCLPVRRNLELSDEILDGSRSLVQQQANNRIYAAQAVISQLLGQF from the coding sequence ATGGTAAATAAAATCCAGCCACTACAGCATTTCACAAAATTCGAATCCATCGACCTAGGCAATGAACTGATCGAGCAGGCACTTATTTACAAAGCTAACCCTAGCCTAGACAAAGCAAAGGGAGCGGGAAAGCGTATAGGCTGTATTTTCCTTAATCCATCCCTCAGAACTAGAGTATCAACTCAGCTTGCAGCCTTAAATCTGGGCATGGAGCCTATTGTGTTGAATATGGATAAAGAAGGATGGGCATTGGAGATGCAGGATGGCGCAGTAATGAACCGCGGTACAGTAGAGCATATCAAAGATGCTGCGGCGGTATTGGGTTCTTATTTTGACATCCTGGCAATCCGTGCATTCCCATCCTTGACCAATAAGGAGGAAGACAGCTCAGATTTTGTGTTTTCCCAATTTGTTCACTATTGCGGGATTCCAGTAATCAGCCTAGAATCTGCCACTAGACATCCCCTTCAGAGCCTGGCAGACCAGATCACGATCAGGGAAAACTGGCCAGAAAAAAGGAAGCCTAAGGTAGTGCTCACTTGGGGACCTCATATCAAAGCTATCCCACATGCAGTGGCCAATTCATTTGCAGAATGGACGTTGGGAATGGATCATGAGCTAACCATCACCCATCCTGTAGGATATGAATTAGATGAAGCTTTCACCAAAGGAGCAACTATAGAATACAATCAAAGTAAAGCGCTGGAAGAAGCTGATTTTGTGTATGTTAAAAACTGGTCATCCTTCAATGATTATGGTAAAATAATTTCAACAGATGCATCTTGGATGCTTACTGAGGATCATTTAACACAGGCTAAAAATGCCAAGGTAATGCATTGCCTTCCAGTAAGGCGAAATCTAGAGCTGTCTGATGAAATCCTCGATGGGAGCCGTTCCTTGGTACAGCAGCAGGCAAATAACCGAATCTATGCTGCCCAGGCGGTAATCAGCCAGCTATTGGGACAGTTTTAA